A stretch of the Sphingosinithalassobacter tenebrarum genome encodes the following:
- the ligA gene encoding NAD-dependent DNA ligase LigA, whose protein sequence is MESLPRTDEEAAAELARLAETIAHHNRRYHTQDAPEISDAEFDALVRRNGEIEAAFPHLIRDDSPSRQVGAAPSGHLSEVAHALPMFSLNNGFSDADIADFLGRVRRFLALADDADVPLTAEPKIDGLSCSLRYEKGVLVQALTRGDGRVGEDVTENVRTIADIPGRLPEGVIGTPDVFEVRGEVYMAKQDFAALNRRLREEAADPEKARQFANPRNAAAGSLRQKDASVTASRPLRFLAWGWGEVSSLPGEHQTHVIAAIEKLGFPVSDMFVGPVDLAAALEQYRRIEARRADLPFDIDGVVYKIDRLDWQERLGSVGRAPRWAIAHKFPAEKAQTTLEKIDIQVGRTGKLTPVARLEPVTVGGVVVTNATLHNADEIERLGVRPGDRVVVQRAGDVIPQIVENLTPEAEREAWRFPTECPECGSAAEREPDEVDYRCSGGLICPAQRVERLRHFVSRHALDIEGLGVVHIESFFRDGLITTPADIFRIGREDLLERERWAETSADNMIAAIDARRDPPLDRFLFALGIRHVGEITARDLARRWTSWTAFREMIDRGLAKRSDMTPALGETDAKFAERVGKELAAIVETAGVGPEVARALFDFFGEPHNDDAVADLLEQVTPADVVHETRESPVSGKTLVFTGTLETLSRDEAKAQAEALGARVAGSVSAKTDMVIAGPGAGSKLKKAQDLGISVIDEAEWARIVAAGQ, encoded by the coding sequence ATGGAATCGCTGCCGCGCACCGACGAAGAAGCCGCCGCCGAGCTTGCCCGGCTCGCCGAAACCATCGCGCATCACAACCGGCGCTATCATACCCAGGATGCGCCCGAGATCAGCGATGCCGAATTCGATGCGCTCGTGCGGCGCAACGGCGAGATCGAAGCCGCCTTCCCGCACCTGATCCGCGACGATTCGCCGTCGCGCCAGGTGGGCGCCGCGCCATCGGGGCATTTGTCCGAAGTCGCGCATGCGCTGCCGATGTTCAGCCTGAACAACGGCTTTTCCGACGCGGACATCGCAGATTTTCTGGGCCGCGTGCGCCGGTTCCTGGCGCTGGCCGACGATGCGGACGTGCCGCTGACCGCCGAACCGAAGATCGACGGGCTTTCCTGCTCGCTGCGCTATGAAAAGGGCGTGCTGGTCCAGGCGCTGACGCGGGGCGACGGTCGGGTGGGCGAGGACGTGACCGAAAATGTCCGTACCATCGCCGACATTCCCGGTCGCCTGCCCGAAGGCGTGATCGGCACGCCCGACGTGTTCGAAGTGCGCGGCGAAGTCTATATGGCCAAGCAGGATTTCGCCGCGCTCAACCGGCGGCTGCGCGAAGAGGCGGCCGACCCCGAAAAGGCGCGGCAGTTCGCCAATCCGCGCAATGCCGCCGCCGGTTCGCTACGCCAGAAGGACGCATCGGTGACGGCGTCGCGCCCGCTGCGTTTCCTCGCCTGGGGCTGGGGCGAGGTGAGCAGTCTGCCCGGCGAGCATCAGACTCACGTGATCGCGGCGATCGAAAAGCTGGGCTTTCCGGTGTCCGATATGTTCGTCGGTCCGGTGGATCTTGCCGCGGCGCTGGAACAATATCGCCGCATCGAGGCACGGCGCGCCGACCTGCCCTTCGACATCGACGGCGTCGTCTACAAGATCGACCGGCTCGACTGGCAGGAGCGGCTGGGCAGCGTCGGGCGCGCGCCGCGCTGGGCGATCGCGCACAAATTCCCCGCCGAAAAGGCGCAGACGACGCTCGAGAAAATCGACATCCAGGTGGGCCGCACCGGCAAGCTGACGCCCGTCGCGCGGCTCGAGCCGGTGACGGTGGGCGGCGTCGTCGTGACCAACGCCACGCTGCACAATGCCGACGAGATCGAGCGGCTGGGTGTGCGGCCGGGCGACCGGGTAGTGGTGCAGCGCGCCGGGGACGTGATTCCGCAGATCGTCGAGAATCTCACGCCCGAGGCGGAGCGCGAGGCATGGCGCTTTCCGACCGAGTGCCCCGAATGCGGCTCGGCGGCCGAACGCGAACCCGATGAAGTCGATTATCGCTGTTCGGGCGGCCTGATCTGTCCTGCCCAGCGCGTCGAACGGCTGCGCCATTTCGTGTCGCGCCACGCGCTCGATATCGAAGGTCTGGGCGTCGTCCATATCGAGAGCTTCTTTCGCGACGGGCTGATCACCACCCCCGCCGACATTTTCCGCATCGGCCGCGAGGACCTGCTCGAGCGCGAGCGCTGGGCGGAAACCAGCGCCGACAATATGATTGCCGCGATCGATGCGCGCCGCGATCCGCCGCTCGACCGATTCCTCTTCGCGCTGGGCATCCGGCATGTCGGCGAAATCACCGCGCGCGACCTGGCGCGCCGCTGGACGAGCTGGACGGCGTTTCGGGAGATGATCGATCGCGGGCTGGCGAAGCGAAGCGACATGACGCCGGCGCTGGGCGAAACCGACGCCAAGTTCGCCGAACGCGTCGGCAAGGAACTGGCGGCGATCGTCGAAACCGCCGGCGTCGGCCCCGAAGTGGCGCGTGCCCTGTTCGATTTCTTCGGCGAGCCGCACAATGACGATGCCGTCGCCGACCTGCTCGAACAGGTGACGCCCGCCGACGTCGTCCATGAAACGCGCGAGTCGCCGGTTTCGGGCAAGACTCTGGTGTTCACCGGCACGCTCGAGACGCTGAGTCGCGACGAAGCGAAGGCCCAGGCGGAGGCTCTGGGTGCTCGCGTTGCCGGATCCGTATCGGCCAAGACCGACATGGTGATCGCCGGGCCGGGAGCCGGATCGAAGTTGAAAAAGGCGCAGGATCTGGGGATTAGCGTCATCGACGAAGCCGAATGGGCAAGGATCGTCGCCGCTGGTCAGTGA
- a CDS encoding TonB-dependent receptor has translation MRNKLLLGVASAALMIPGAAFAQSTGSIEFGEEIVVTGEQDTSVGGVEIPDTPKAKTVLTQEVIQRQRPGQTVNDIVNLSPGVSFQNNDPWGSSGGSFTIRGFDSSRISQTVDGIPLNDSGNYALYTNQQMDPETIEMVNVNLGSTDVDSPTASAVGGTINIRTRVPSDDFGIMSSFSYGNIVAKGSSWERPYFRAFGMVDTGDLTGMGTKAWFSASYTTYENPFNNYGEVEKKQFNGRIYQEIGANGDFVSVSGHYNENRNNFFGSQSYNAVKDYDREDRFYEIDYPCTVDLPTAGVADVDNNCGAEFDRRFNPSNTGNIRGSSRFTLSDGLILTVDPSFQYVKANGGGDEELLEGFRTIGGQQYTGFISGRYYYGRDLNGDGDMLDEVTGHDPSQTQTRRYGVIANLAYDLTPAHRVRLSYTFDRAYHRQTGQTSVALPNGDIADVFPVNDPLVTSDGFVLNKRDRKSFATLHQVSGEYRGRFFEDSLTLVLGLRAPFFTRDLDQRCYTTSASGYLDCIGGRDANYEANNPNAAIPQERTYKYDKLLPNVGFTYRFTPEMSVFASFTQGISVPGTDPLYNSLYFPAANDPRPAPELTDSFDAGFRYQSGNVQAQLAGWYTQYRDRLATAYDPLLDEVIYRNLDKVKKYGVDASVAIRPIPELLLYVFGSYLGSEIGEDIQAGTSCSSGDTARGICYVSGGFAYYTTGGKEESGSPNFTVGSRVQADLGDFSIGGQVKYTGKRWLNDVNDVRADGYTLVDIDLRYSLASLGLGESYLQLNVTNIFDTVYTGGFGGSFTDDSPYVQIGPPRAASISLITGF, from the coding sequence ATGCGCAACAAGCTTCTTCTTGGCGTAGCCTCCGCTGCGCTCATGATCCCGGGCGCTGCCTTCGCGCAGTCGACCGGCTCGATCGAATTCGGCGAAGAAATCGTCGTCACCGGTGAACAGGACACTTCCGTCGGCGGGGTCGAGATCCCCGACACGCCCAAGGCGAAGACGGTTCTGACGCAGGAAGTCATCCAGCGCCAGCGTCCCGGTCAGACGGTCAACGACATCGTCAACCTGTCGCCGGGTGTCAGCTTCCAGAACAACGACCCCTGGGGTTCGTCGGGCGGCTCGTTCACCATCCGCGGCTTCGACAGCTCGCGCATCTCGCAGACGGTTGACGGCATTCCGCTCAACGACTCGGGTAACTACGCGCTGTACACCAACCAGCAGATGGACCCCGAAACGATCGAAATGGTCAATGTGAACCTCGGCTCGACCGATGTTGACAGCCCGACCGCATCGGCCGTCGGCGGCACGATCAACATCCGTACCCGCGTCCCCAGCGACGATTTCGGCATCATGTCGAGCTTCAGCTACGGCAACATCGTCGCCAAGGGTTCGTCGTGGGAGCGTCCGTATTTCCGTGCGTTCGGCATGGTCGATACCGGCGATCTGACCGGCATGGGCACCAAGGCGTGGTTCTCGGCTTCGTACACCACGTACGAAAATCCGTTCAACAACTACGGTGAAGTCGAAAAGAAGCAGTTCAACGGCCGTATCTATCAGGAAATCGGCGCGAACGGCGACTTCGTTTCGGTTTCGGGTCACTATAACGAAAACCGCAACAACTTCTTCGGTTCGCAGTCTTACAACGCTGTCAAGGACTATGACCGCGAAGATCGTTTCTACGAAATCGACTATCCCTGCACGGTCGATCTGCCGACCGCCGGCGTGGCCGATGTCGACAACAATTGCGGTGCCGAATTCGATCGTCGTTTCAATCCGTCGAACACCGGCAACATCCGCGGTTCGTCGCGCTTCACGCTGTCGGACGGCCTGATCCTGACCGTCGACCCGAGCTTCCAGTATGTGAAGGCCAATGGCGGCGGTGACGAGGAGCTTCTCGAAGGCTTCCGTACCATTGGTGGCCAGCAGTATACCGGCTTCATTTCGGGCCGTTATTACTATGGTCGTGACCTCAACGGCGACGGCGACATGCTCGACGAAGTCACCGGCCACGATCCCAGCCAGACGCAGACCCGTCGCTACGGCGTCATCGCCAACCTGGCCTATGACCTGACCCCGGCGCATCGCGTTCGTCTGTCCTACACCTTCGATCGCGCCTATCACCGTCAGACCGGCCAGACCTCGGTCGCGCTGCCCAACGGTGACATCGCCGACGTCTTCCCGGTCAACGATCCGCTCGTCACTTCGGACGGCTTCGTGCTCAACAAGCGTGACCGCAAGTCGTTCGCGACCCTTCATCAGGTGTCGGGCGAATATCGCGGCCGCTTCTTCGAAGACTCGCTGACGCTCGTCCTGGGCCTGCGTGCGCCGTTCTTCACGCGTGACCTCGACCAGCGCTGCTACACCACCAGCGCCAGCGGCTATCTCGACTGCATCGGCGGTCGTGACGCCAACTATGAAGCGAACAACCCGAACGCCGCCATCCCGCAGGAGCGTACCTACAAGTACGACAAGCTGCTTCCGAATGTCGGTTTCACCTACCGCTTCACGCCGGAAATGAGCGTGTTCGCCAGCTTCACCCAGGGCATCTCCGTCCCGGGCACCGACCCGCTGTACAACTCGCTCTACTTCCCCGCCGCGAACGATCCGCGTCCGGCGCCGGAACTGACCGACTCGTTCGATGCGGGCTTCCGCTATCAGAGCGGCAACGTTCAGGCGCAGCTCGCCGGCTGGTACACGCAGTATCGCGACCGTCTGGCCACTGCCTATGATCCGCTTCTCGACGAAGTGATCTACCGCAACCTGGACAAGGTGAAGAAGTACGGCGTCGACGCCAGCGTCGCCATCCGTCCGATCCCCGAACTGCTGCTCTATGTCTTCGGTTCGTATCTGGGTTCGGAAATCGGCGAGGACATCCAGGCCGGCACGTCGTGCAGCTCGGGCGATACCGCCCGCGGCATCTGCTATGTCAGCGGTGGCTTTGCCTACTACACCACCGGCGGCAAGGAAGAATCGGGTTCGCCGAACTTCACCGTCGGCAGCCGCGTCCAGGCCGATCTGGGCGACTTCTCGATCGGCGGTCAGGTCAAGTACACCGGCAAGCGCTGGCTGAACGACGTCAACGACGTCCGCGCCGACGGCTATACGCTGGTTGATATCGACCTGCGCTACTCGCTGGCGTCGCTGGGTCTTGGTGAGAGCTATCTGCAGCTCAACGTCACCAACATCTTCGACACGGTCTATACGGGCGGCTTCGGCGGTTCGTTCACCGACGACAGCCCCTATGTGCAGATCGGCCCGCCCCGCGCGGCCAGCATCTCGCTCATCACGGGCTTCTAA